CTGAGCGTTAATATAACCAAAAACTAAACAAAAGCCACCTCACTAAAAACGTGCCACTGGCACGTTTTTTATGCTACGCATACCGTTCGCTTCGACTCCACCTCCCGGAATCAGAAACGAAAAAAGCACCCCTTGGGGTGCTTTTCGTTTCTGGTGGAGGGAGGTGGAGTCGAACCACCGAAGTCGTAGACGGCAGATTTACAGTCTGCTCCCTTTGGCCACTCGGGCACCCCTCCAGCCAGAAGCTCTTATCGATGATTTTCATCAACAATAAAATATTCAATTTTAGTGTAAACATCTGAAATCGCTAGGCTTTTTCAGCTGTTAACCGGTAATTACTCTCGTAATTCTCTTCACAAGCTTTCTGTGAAGGCCTACGCCACTTCAACGTAGAGGCTTGAAATTAATAAATAATTTCTAAACCTGTGCCTTCACTTCGGCCTGAGAACGGCGGTTTATACGAATCCGGATGTAACAAGTCAACCAAAAATAGCCTGAGTTTCGATTGGTGATCAAAGACGGGCTCCAGTTGCGATCAATAACGTGCTTGAAGAGGTCATTTTGCGAGCCGTTGGCGCAAAACCTCGTAAAGACAGATGCTTCCAGCTGATGCTGCGTTAAGTGATCCGATATCTCCAACCATCGGAATACGGGCTCGGAAGTCGCACGCTTCAGCAAGCTTCTGACGAATCCCTTTGCCCTCAGAACCAATGACCAAAACAATGGGCTGGAGAAAGTCTAATGATTGCAGTGGTTGACCGCCGTCTGCCACCGTACCAACGAGCCAAAAACCCTCTTTCTGAAGGTCTACCAAGGTTCGCTTTAAGTTTGTCACACGTACGATCGGCAAATGAGCTACCGCCCCCACAGAGGTCTTCGCCGCGACCGCAGTAACCTCGCATGCACGATCTTTTGGGATGAGCACACCATCGGCGCCCAATGCTAAAGCCGATCGAACCAGTGCTCCTAAATTATGAGGATCTTGAATTGAGTCGAGGGCTAGGATGAGAGGATGGCGATCATGAGCTCGGCCGCGCTCTAAAACAGTCTCTAAATCGGAGTAAGCAAATGGGTTTACGAAGGCCACGACACCCTGGTGTACGCCTGCACCGCTCAGAGAACCTAGGTCTCGCTTGGTCGTCGAAATGACTTTGATGTTGTGCTCATCTGCGATTTCAACGATTTCGAGCAAGGGACCCTTCGGCTTGCCTTCTAATACATGAATTCTACGAACCTCACCTGGTCGCGACCGAAGTAGTTCTAAAACAGGATGGCGTCCATAAACGCTGTCTGGTCGACTCATGATGATGCTCCAAGGGATTCTGCGATAGCTACGGCAGCAGCAACTGGATCGGGTGCTTGAACGATGGGACGGCCAATAACAAGCCAGGAGGCGCCCCAAGACACGGCTTGTTCAGGTGTGGCTACGCGTTTCTGGTCGCCATGGCCACTGCCAAGAGGCCGGATACCAGGCACCACACGATGACCACCAAGTCCGCTCAGACGCTCAAGCTCATGGGCCGAGCATACGAGTCCATCAGCGCCATTGCCCAGCGCCAGCCCAGCCAAACGGTGCGCGGCGTCCGCCACACTGCCCTCATAGCCAATGGCCTGGGTCG
The Deltaproteobacteria bacterium DNA segment above includes these coding regions:
- the rlmB gene encoding 23S rRNA (guanosine(2251)-2'-O)-methyltransferase RlmB, translating into MSRPDSVYGRHPVLELLRSRPGEVRRIHVLEGKPKGPLLEIVEIADEHNIKVISTTKRDLGSLSGAGVHQGVVAFVNPFAYSDLETVLERGRAHDRHPLILALDSIQDPHNLGALVRSALALGADGVLIPKDRACEVTAVAAKTSVGAVAHLPIVRVTNLKRTLVDLQKEGFWLVGTVADGGQPLQSLDFLQPIVLVIGSEGKGIRQKLAEACDFRARIPMVGDIGSLNAASAGSICLYEVLRQRLAK